In Macrobrachium rosenbergii isolate ZJJX-2024 chromosome 27, ASM4041242v1, whole genome shotgun sequence, the genomic stretch ctgaggctagggggctgtaatttggtatgtttgatgactggagggtggataatcaatataccaatttgcagccctctagccttagtagtttgtaagatctgagggcggacagaataaagtgcggacggacagacaaagccggcacaatagttttcttttacagataacaaAAAACTCATGTACATTCCTACAGTTTTATGATCAAAGTTGCTCGCTTGGTTTCAGCCGTTGGTTTGAAACACTGCAGTATCGAATAaacattattgtattttgtagcTGAGTCATTTTTTAAGACTGCTTGCTGTTATATcttaaaaatctattttctttaaGTACAATTTAAAGATTGGTTTTCCTTATGGGTCGTagagtttgtcatttttattttatttattttttttgtccttttcttaGTAGTggctgaatattctctctctctctctctctctctctctctctctctctctctctctctctctctctctctctctctctctctctcctcacacataCAGTATTAAATTCTAGGTGAGTCTAAATATAAAATTGCATAGGATTCACAAGGCAAATAGAAATCAGTAGAAATttacgcggagagagagagagagagagagagagagagagagagagagagagagagagagagagagagagtctctctctctcacacaccacacacacacacacacacacacacacacaaacacacacacacagacaagtctaaatataaatttctagATAAGTCTAAAGGCAAAAAATCAGTAGGatttacaaggagagagagagagagagagagagagagagagagagagagagagagagagagagagagagagagagagagagagagaagcaatcacTTACCGCCTTGTACTCCCACTCATCCTCGTCATCTggcttcgtcttcttcttctcggttTCCCAGGAGTACCTGAAGGTCCTCCTGGATCCCGAGGACGCGTTGCTGTTCTTCCCGGCGTTGGAGTCGCCGTTCTCCGTGGCGACCATTCCGTTCGTCGCCCTCGTGCCCCTCACCCTGacgttcttcctcttcctcatggGCTCCAGGAGCTCCAGGTCGTCGGCGGCCTCCTTCCTGGGGCTCGGAGCCTTCTCCTCCCCCCACATGTTCTTCCCGACGATGCCCAGAGAATCGAAGGTCTTCTCGAGGTCGTCGATGTCCTTGTCGAGTTCGTTGTCCCGCTCCTCGCCCTTCTTGCTCCTCCAGCCGAAGAGCTTGAAGCCCGTCCTCTTCTCGCCATCCTTCTTCGagtccttcctctcctccttcttctcctccttcttcttcttgtcggCCTCCTCCTGCTGGTGGTGGGCGTCGCCGTCGTGGTCGGCGGGTTTTTCCGCCGCGGCGTCGTTGTGGTGGCGCCCGAAGTGGAAGCCGAATCGCCTCTtgtgttctcctcctcctcctcctcctcctcctttgccgCCCTTCCCCTTCTGGTCCGCGGGGTGGGCGTCCTCTGCCTCGTTGCCCATCTCGTTTATGTGCTTGTTGCTGCCTCcgctgttcctgctgctgctgctactgctacggGAGGACGAAGGGCCGGGGTCGAAAGTGTTCGGCGAGTGCTGGGTGTCCTGGGAGGCGGAAGTGCTCGTGTGGTGTCCCTCGGGGAATTCGTCGTCGGAGTTGTTGGCCCACTTGTCGCTCGATG encodes the following:
- the LOC136853716 gene encoding cylicin-2-like; the encoded protein is MGAGSAKGRPTHNDDEQDKLSATSSDKWANNSDDEFPEGHHTSTSASQDTQHSPNTFDPGPSSSRSSSSSSRNSGGSNKHINEMGNEAEDAHPADQKGKGGKGGGGGGGGEHKRRFGFHFGRHHNDAAAEKPADHDGDAHHQQEEADKKKKEEKKEERKDSKKDGEKRTGFKLFGWRSKKGEERDNELDKDIDDLEKTFDSLGIVGKNMWGEEKAPSPRKEAADDLELLEPMRKRKNVRVRGTRATNGMVATENGDSNAGKNSNASSGSRRTFRYSWETEKKKTKPDDEDEWEYKAVVIEGFDIDKFRKANKKDPVYDSASLPNAVSGDDYEDGKPMLMYDQNEQQILASIERDFTFN